One window from the genome of Pseudanabaena yagii GIHE-NHR1 encodes:
- a CDS encoding nuclease-related domain-containing protein produces MIVKELDRLEPSDKFEQAGYYAESQLAFYLKREFKDDPQFLIFNNLRLVKANDVCQIDHLVLHRYGMVIIESKSVTTRVEVNEHGEWKRWFNNAWQGMPSPILQAQRQGKFLKDYLENHVETLLNKNLLGNQTHFTKMPIDVLVAISDSGIINRPQNEKLDLVCKADQVPDKVKAIATEYRKKDSLFNLSLEIPYEFAKDEIPRISQFLLTSHKPAATHKKTVSVAPKDIQKPEIKNKPIIKEAKPTAKNICSHCQSLNLSILYVHSYFFKCNDCSKNTAIKNICPSCGDREKVRKSSLQFFTECEKCGTSRLFHTNSTNT; encoded by the coding sequence ATGATTGTTAAAGAATTAGATCGTCTAGAACCAAGTGATAAATTTGAGCAAGCAGGATATTACGCTGAATCCCAGCTTGCGTTTTATCTCAAACGTGAATTTAAAGATGATCCACAGTTTCTAATTTTTAATAATCTACGGTTAGTAAAAGCTAATGATGTTTGCCAGATCGATCATTTAGTATTACATCGATATGGAATGGTAATTATCGAGAGTAAAAGCGTTACTACTCGTGTTGAGGTTAATGAGCATGGTGAGTGGAAGCGTTGGTTTAATAATGCTTGGCAAGGAATGCCATCACCAATTTTGCAGGCACAACGACAGGGGAAATTTCTTAAAGATTATTTGGAGAATCATGTTGAGACTCTTCTAAATAAGAACCTTTTGGGCAATCAAACCCATTTCACGAAAATGCCAATTGATGTTTTGGTAGCAATTTCTGATTCTGGAATTATCAACCGTCCTCAGAATGAAAAGCTCGATCTTGTCTGTAAGGCGGATCAAGTTCCTGACAAGGTTAAAGCGATCGCAACGGAATATCGGAAAAAAGATAGTCTCTTCAACCTTAGCTTAGAGATTCCCTATGAGTTTGCTAAAGATGAAATCCCAAGAATTAGTCAATTTTTGCTGACTAGCCACAAACCAGCCGCAACTCATAAAAAAACTGTTTCTGTTGCGCCTAAGGATATTCAGAAACCAGAAATCAAGAATAAGCCGATTATTAAAGAAGCAAAGCCAACTGCAAAGAACATCTGTTCCCATTGTCAAAGTCTAAATTTGTCAATTTTGTATGTTCATAGTTACTTCTTTAAATGTAACGATTGCAGCAAAAATACGGCGATTAAAAATATATGCCCATCCTGTGGCGATCGCGAGAAAGTCAGAAAAAGCAGCCTACAGTTTTTTACTGAATGCGAAAAATGTGGTACTTCACGCTTATTTCATACCAACTCAACAAACACCTAA
- a CDS encoding MlaE family lipid ABC transporter permease subunit: protein MGNFGSWLVKVGQSCLLVGQIITHILIYRRFHWRNTVEQMSIVGTESLLITLITASFVGAVFTIQVAREFIHFGAQQAIGGILAIALSRELIPVLTAVIIAGRVGSAFAAEIGTMQVTEQIDALYMLRTNPIDYLATPRAIACILMLPILTIMGFLTGMAGGLFLSDAMYGISSTMFLNSVQDLLKPWDLIAALLKSSFFGLLIAVIGTTWGLTTTGGAKGVGESTTTAVVTALLAIFISNFFLSWAFFQGIGSSLTAS from the coding sequence ATGGGCAATTTTGGTAGTTGGCTAGTTAAAGTGGGGCAAAGTTGTCTACTAGTTGGACAAATCATCACCCATATTTTGATATATCGACGTTTCCATTGGCGCAATACAGTCGAGCAAATGTCCATAGTTGGTACAGAATCTCTGTTGATCACTTTGATTACGGCTTCCTTTGTCGGCGCGGTGTTTACAATTCAAGTTGCCCGCGAATTTATTCACTTTGGTGCTCAACAGGCGATCGGTGGGATCTTAGCGATCGCTTTGAGCCGTGAGTTAATTCCTGTGTTGACGGCTGTGATTATTGCAGGACGGGTTGGCTCCGCCTTTGCCGCAGAAATTGGCACAATGCAGGTGACTGAGCAAATTGATGCGCTCTATATGTTGCGGACAAATCCGATTGATTATTTGGCAACCCCTCGCGCGATCGCCTGTATTTTAATGTTGCCAATCCTCACGATTATGGGCTTTTTAACAGGGATGGCTGGCGGTTTATTTCTCTCAGATGCGATGTATGGTATTTCTTCGACCATGTTCCTTAACTCTGTGCAGGATTTACTCAAGCCTTGGGATTTGATCGCGGCCTTACTCAAATCGAGCTTTTTCGGTTTGTTGATAGCTGTAATCGGGACGACATGGGGTTTAACGACTACAGGTGGTGCAAAGGGTGTGGGTGAGTCCACAACTACCGCAGTTGTGACTGCTTTACTAGCTATTTTTATTAGCAACTTCTTTCTATCATGGGCGTTCTTCCAAGGTATCGGCTCTTCATTAACCGCATCATAG